A stretch of DNA from Nitrospira sp. KM1:
GGATTGGTCGGTTCAGCCGTGAACAAGCCCATCCAGGTGGTGTGCGGCTTTCCGCCGAGTGAACGGCCGTTTGCGTAGAGCAAACCGAGATAGGAAAAATTCTCGCGAAACAGTCCCGCGTTGAAGACAAGATCGTGGCCTGTGCGCGCTTGCCATTCGTGAATGTCCGGCGGAACGTCCAAGCGTTCGTTCTGATATTGATGGACGGAGAAACGATATCGATCGGGATCGATCTCTATGGCGACCATCGGAGGGACGGCGGGACAACTCTCCGGAGTCCACAAACTGACGGCCAGTCCATCGGCTATGCGGTCCCAGACAATGGGACCGGCCCATCCGACAGAGCCGGAACAGGCGACCGAGATCCAGGCACAAAAAAAGAGAGAACGGAGATGAGACCCAGGTTGGCCTAAAGACAAATCCCGCAGCATGGCTCCAACGGTGCCGAGTATAAAGATCCTCTCAACGTGGGTCAAACAATCCGAATAGATGACTCATATCCTCTCGGCCGGCATCAGACCTTCAATGCGGTAAAACCGAGGGTGTGGAGGCCAGGGCTTTGGCAGGACGTGCTGCCGTATCGAGAAGATGGCGGACCGTGTGTGCCAAGGTTTCAGGAGTAAACGGCTTTTGGAGAAATTCGATAGCTCCTTCTTCATGCCCGGCCAGAATTCCAATGTCGTCCGTGTATCCGGACATGAATAGAATGCGCAGATCGGGCTTGATGATGGAAAGATGTTGAGCCAGTTCTCGCCCCCCCATCCCCGGCATGACCATGTCACTGAGGAGGAGATGCAACGCGCCGACCTGTTGGCTGGCCAGCAAACAGGCTTCGACGCCGTTCTTCGCTTCGATGACCTTATACCCGAGCTTTCGCAGTTCATCCCGGATCAGGGTCCTCACACTGCCATCATCCTCAGCCAGGAGAATGGTCTCCGTCCCGCGTTGTGCGCCGGCTTGTCGTTGGTGGCACATCCCGGTCTCCACTTCGCTGTCCACGCGCGGCAGGTAAATGTCGAACCGCGTTCCATGGCCGATCCGGCTGGCGAGGTCGATGCCTCCCCCGCACTGTGTGACAATACCGAAGACGGTTGAGAGCCCGAGCCCGCTTCCCTTGCCTTCGTCCTTTGTGGTGAAGAACGGTTCGAAGATGTGCGACTGTGTCTGACGGTCCATGCCTGATCCGGTATCGATCACCGATAGTTTCACGTATGGTCCAGGCGGCAGCGGTTGCACATGATGCACTGGGCTCCGCATCAGTTCGATCGACGACGTCTCGATTCTCAGACTGCCTCCGTCCGGCATCGCATCCCTGGCGTTGACAACGAGATTCATGATGACCTGTTCCAGCTGGGCCTGATCGGCTCGTACACGGCTTTCGTCCGGACCGGGGGCAATGACCATCCGGATATCCGCGCCGATGACCCGCCTCAGCATGCCCTCGATGTTCGACACGACGGCATTCAGAGCCAAGACTTTGGGCTCCAACGGCTGTTTGCGGCTGAATGCCAATAGTTGCTTGATTAAAGTGGCAGCCCGTTCTCCGGCTTTTTGAGATTCTTCAAGTTTGTCGTGCAGGGGATGATCCTGACCCAGCTCGGCTGAGAAGACGTGGTTGTATCCCATGATGACGGTGAGCAGATTGTTGAAATCATGGGCGATGCCGCCCGCAAGCCGCCCGACCGCTT
This window harbors:
- a CDS encoding hybrid sensor histidine kinase/response regulator, whose translation is MNQPLRLLHLEDNPLDADLIRATLIEAGLFCITQRVDTRAEFFSALKEGTLDLILADYSLPGFDGISALALARQHAPDVPFLFVSGQIGEELAIDAMHQGATDYVFKQRLGRLVPSVQRALRERDERTERRRAEEALRQSEKQFRQAQKMEAVGRLAGGIAHDFNNLLTVIMGYNHVFSAELGQDHPLHDKLEESQKAGERAATLIKQLLAFSRKQPLEPKVLALNAVVSNIEGMLRRVIGADIRMVIAPGPDESRVRADQAQLEQVIMNLVVNARDAMPDGGSLRIETSSIELMRSPVHHVQPLPPGPYVKLSVIDTGSGMDRQTQSHIFEPFFTTKDEGKGSGLGLSTVFGIVTQCGGGIDLASRIGHGTRFDIYLPRVDSEVETGMCHQRQAGAQRGTETILLAEDDGSVRTLIRDELRKLGYKVIEAKNGVEACLLASQQVGALHLLLSDMVMPGMGGRELAQHLSIIKPDLRILFMSGYTDDIGILAGHEEGAIEFLQKPFTPETLAHTVRHLLDTAARPAKALASTPSVLPH